A genome region from Armatimonadota bacterium includes the following:
- a CDS encoding MFS transporter, with translation MSLAPTRPAPAVPPVAPPRAPDLRRLLGVTANHFLNDFHMSWLAPLLPLVVARFDLSLALAGLLGTILNTAAALAQPLFGLLADRLRTGVLAAVGPALTVAAMALLGLLPAYQVLVLALFAAGLGTAAFHPQGAALAGHLSGDRRAAGLSIFVAGGELAYALGPLYISAIVQWQGLDATGAAALPGVVAAAALALAVARWPTAPPARRGTLGSALALERRTLGLLWAYVVVRSIVTLTFLTFLPLLLRQQGVSLVMGGTAVFLFGGIGAIGGVTGGMLADRWGRRAVLALSFLLALPLLALYLQAPVGWRLALLPVAGVIIYLSAPVTIVMAQEVLPQHAGLASSIVMGLAWGVAALTLTLFGAVADAVGLQRTLTVTLALLALGALTVPGLPRGRRRYRRDGDSEGQP, from the coding sequence GTGTCCCTCGCACCGACCCGTCCGGCTCCAGCCGTGCCTCCCGTCGCTCCGCCGCGCGCGCCCGACCTCCGCCGCCTGCTCGGGGTGACGGCCAACCACTTCCTCAACGACTTCCACATGAGCTGGCTGGCCCCGCTCCTGCCGCTGGTGGTCGCGCGCTTCGACCTCAGCCTGGCGCTGGCCGGCCTGCTCGGCACGATCCTCAACACGGCGGCGGCTCTGGCGCAGCCCCTCTTCGGCCTGCTCGCCGACCGCCTGCGCACCGGCGTGCTGGCCGCCGTGGGTCCGGCGCTGACCGTGGCGGCGATGGCGCTGCTGGGGCTCCTGCCGGCGTACCAGGTGCTCGTCCTGGCGCTCTTCGCCGCCGGCCTCGGCACCGCCGCCTTCCACCCCCAGGGCGCGGCCCTGGCCGGCCACCTGAGCGGCGACCGGCGCGCCGCCGGGCTCTCCATCTTCGTGGCCGGCGGCGAGCTGGCCTACGCGCTGGGCCCCCTGTACATCTCGGCGATCGTGCAGTGGCAGGGCCTGGACGCGACAGGCGCGGCGGCCCTCCCCGGGGTGGTGGCGGCGGCAGCCCTGGCGCTGGCCGTCGCCCGCTGGCCCACGGCCCCGCCCGCGCGGCGCGGCACGCTCGGGTCGGCGCTGGCGCTGGAGCGCCGCACGCTGGGACTGCTGTGGGCCTACGTGGTCGTCCGGAGCATCGTGACGCTGACGTTCCTGACCTTCCTGCCGCTGCTGCTTCGGCAGCAGGGGGTGTCGCTGGTCATGGGCGGCACCGCCGTCTTCCTCTTCGGGGGCATCGGCGCCATCGGAGGTGTCACGGGCGGCATGCTGGCCGACCGGTGGGGCCGGCGGGCCGTGCTGGCCCTCTCCTTCCTGCTCGCGCTGCCGCTCCTCGCGCTCTACCTCCAGGCCCCGGTGGGGTGGCGCCTCGCCCTCCTGCCGGTGGCCGGCGTGATCATCTACCTCTCCGCGCCGGTGACCATCGTCATGGCCCAGGAGGTCCTGCCGCAGCACGCCGGCCTGGCCTCGAGCATCGTCATGGGTCTGGCCTGGGGCGTGGCCGCCCTCACCCTCACCCTCTTCGGTGCCGTCGCCGACGCGGTGGGCCTGCAGCGCACCCTCACCGTCACCCTGGCCCTCCTGGCGCTGGGAGCGCTCACGGTGCCGGGCCTCCCGCGGGGGCGCAGGCGCTACCGACGGGACGGGGACTCAGAAGGCCAGCCCTGA